One window from the genome of Lepisosteus oculatus isolate fLepOcu1 chromosome 25, fLepOcu1.hap2, whole genome shotgun sequence encodes:
- the pik3cd gene encoding phosphatidylinositol 4,5-bisphosphate 3-kinase catalytic subunit delta isoform isoform X1 — MPPGVSCMQDFWEEAESPEIRVDFLLPTGVYLNFSVPRSATIANIKKSVWKRARTEPLFTTLNDPDAYVFTCINHTAEREDLEDEQRRLCDVRPFLPVLRLVAREGDRVEKLVNTQISLLIGKGLHEFDSLKNHEVNEFRSKMRPFCEERAMDRQQLPWEKWMEYNFPCELEPCPKVLETGLLMSRISRKFIVSVKFESSEESFAFQVQPQDVPLTLMQCVLKKKATVFRQPKQEKPEDYTLQVKGRCEYIYGLYPLSQFKYICSCLHGGLTPQLTMVHHSTISKLQDEQGGFIKHLSKGRSSSKPPPLPLKKQTICSLWSIEEPFYIHLVQGSRVNADEGMKLVVQAGLFHGSEMLCKTVTSNEVNVCSEPFWDQKLEFDIGVGDLPRMTRLCFALYAVIEKTKKPRSTKKKHKKADCPLAWVNTMVFDYKDQLKTGNVSLYTWPSVPDDKGDLLNPMGTVESNPNTDSTAALIIRFPSVRPHPIYYPSFEKISELGRNGKKTLASKEELLKLSEIVENKNYTEFFEDDKDILWKLRYEVREKYPESLAKLLLITKWNKHEDVAQMLCLLQTWPDLPAIHALELLDYSFPDRNVRSFTVRCLRKLSDKELFQYLLQLVQVLKYESYLDCDLTRFLLERALANKKIGHFLFWHLRSEMHVPSVSLRFGLILESYCRGSFSHMKSLMKQNEALNKMKSLNDFVKSSSQKTTKPQTREVMKFYMTQDTYMEAMSELLSPLNPNIILSNLCPEKCKYMDSKMKPLWLVYINEKVQGDPMGIIFKNGDDLRQDMLTLQMIQLMDVLWKEEGLDLRMIPYGCLSTGDKTGLIEVVRNSDTIANIQLNKSNMAATAAFNKDALLNWLKSKNPGEKLEQAIEEFTLSCAGYCVATYVLGIGDRHSDNIMIRENGQLFHIDFGHFLGNFKSKFGINRERVPFILTYDFVHVIQQGRTNNSEKFERFRDYCEQAYKILCRNGTLFVNLFALMRAAGLPELSSSKDIQYLKESLALGKTEDEALKHFKVKFNEALRESWKTKVNWMAHNVAKDNR; from the exons ATGCCCCCGGGTGTGTCCTGCATGCAGGATTTCTGGGAAGAGGCGGAGAGCCCCGAGATTCGAGTCGACTTCCTTCTGCCGACAGGGGTATACCTGAACTTCTCCGTGCCGCGCAGCGCCACGATCGCCAACATCAAGAAG AGTGTCTGGAAGAGAGCCAGGACCGAGCCCCTCTTCACCACGCTCAACGACCCCGACGCCTATGTCTTCACCTGCATCAACCACACAGCCGAGAGGGAGGACCTGGAGGACGAGCAGCGGCGGCTGTGCGACGTGCGGCCCTTCCTGCCCGTCCTGCGGCTGGTGGCCCGCGAGGGCGACCGCGTGGAGAAGCTGGTCAACACGCAGATCAGCCTCCTGATCGGCAAAG GTCTCCACGAGTTCGACTCCCTGAAGAACCACGAAGTCAACGAGTTCCGCTCCAAGATGCGGCCGTTCTGCGAGGAGAGGGCCATGGATCGGCAGCAGCTGCCCTGGGAGAAGTGGATGGAGTACAACTTCCCCTGCGAGCTGGAGCCCTGCCCCAAGGTGCTGGAGACGGGGCTGCTGATGTCTCGCATCAGCCGCAAGTTCATCGTCAGCGTCAAGTTCGAGTCCAGCGAG GAGAGCTTCGCTTTCCAGGTCCAGCCCCAGGACGTCCCGTTGACCCTAATGCAATGCGTCCTGAAAAAGAAAGCGACTGTCTTCCGGCAGCCCAAGCAGGAGAAGCCGGAGGATTACACCCTGCAGGTGAAGGGCAGGTGTGAATACATCTACGGACTTTACCCCCTGAGCCAGTTCAAA TACATCTGTTCCTGTCTGCACGGCGGGCTGACACCCCAGCTGACCATGGTGCATCACTCCACGATCAGCAAGCTGCAGGACGAGCAGGGCGGCTTCATCAAGCACCTGTCCAAGGGTCGCTCCTCTTCCAAGCCTCCCCCGCTGCCTCTGAAGAAG CAGACCATTTGCAGCCTGTGGTCAATAGAAGAGCCGTTCTACATTCACCTCGTGCAGGGCAGCAGAGTAAATGCCGACGAGGGGATGAAG CTCGTGGTCCAGGCTGGCCTCTTCCACGGCAGCGAGATGCTGTGCAAGACGGTGACCAGCAACGAGGTGAACGTCTGCTCCGAGCCCTTCTGGGACCAGAAGCTGGAGTTCGACATCGGCGTCGGCGACCTGCCGCGCATGACCCGGCTCTGCTTCGCGCTCTACGCCGTGATCGAGAAGACCAAGAAGCCCAGGTCCACCAAGAAGAAGCACAAGAAAGCT GACTGTCCTCTTGCCTGGGTGAACACCATGGTGTTCGACTACAAGGACCAGCTGAAGACTGGCAATGTCTCCCTGTACACCTGGCCCTCTGTTCCAG ATGACAAAGGCGACCTCCTGAACCCCATGGGTACggtggagagcaaccccaacactgacagcactgctgcCCTCATCATCCGCTTCCCCAGTGTCAGACCACACCCCATTTACTACCCCTCATTTGAGAAG ATAAGCGAACTCGGAAGAAATGGGAAAAAGACTTTGGCGTCCAAGGAGGAG CTCCTGAAGCTGAGTGAAATAGTGGAGAACAAGAACTACACAGAGTTCTTCGAGGACGACAAGGACATTCTTTGGAAGCTCCGCTACGAGGTGCGAGAAAAGTACCCCGAGAGCCTGGCCAAGCTCCTGCTCATCACCAAGTGGAACAAGCATGAAGACGTGGCGCAG ATGTTATGCCTCCTGCAAACATGGCCAGACCTCCCTGCAATCCACGCTCTGGAGTTGCTGGATTATAGCTTTCCTGATCGCAATGTGAGGTCATTCACTGTCAGGTGTCTGAGGAAGCTCAG TGACAAGGAACTGTTCCAGTACCTGCTGCAGCTGGTGCAGGTGCTGAAGTATGAGTCTTACCTGGACTGTgatttgacaagatttctgctGGAAAGAGCGCTTGCCAACAAAAAAATTGGGCATTTCTTGTTTTGGCATCTCAG GTCAGAAATGCACGTTCCTTCAGTGTCGTTGCGATTTGGTCTGATTTTGGAATCCTACTGTAGGGGAAGTTTTTCTCACATGAAAAGTCTGATGAAGCAG AACGAAGCTCTCAACAAAATGAAGTCCCTGAACGACTTTGTGAAGTCCAGCTCTCAGAAGACCACGAAACCGCAGACAAGGGAAGTCATGAAGTTTTACATGACACAGGACACCTACATGGAGGCCATGTCTGAACTCCTGTCCCCCCTCAACCCCAACATCATCCTCAGTAACCTCTG TCCCGAAAAGTGCAAGTACATGGACTCCAAGATGAAACCCCTGTGGCTCGTTTACATTAACGAGAAGGTGCAGGGAGATCCCATGGGCATCATCTTCAAGAACGGAGATG ATCTCCGACAAGATATGTTGACTCTACAGATGATACAGCTAATGGATGTTCTTTGGAAAGAAGAGGGACTCGATTTAAG GATGATTCCTTATGGGTGCCTTTCCACGGGTGACAAGACGGGTCTGATCGAGGTGGTGAGGAACTCGGACACCATCGCCAACATCCAGCTCAACAAGAGCAACATGGCGGCCACGGCGGCCTTCAACAAGGACGCCCTGCTCAACTGGCTGAAGTCCAAGAACCCGGG AGAGAAACTGGAACAGGCCATAGAGGAATTCACCCTCTCCTGTGCTGGCTACTGTGTAGCTACTTACGTCCTGGGAATAGGCGACCGCCACAGTGACAACATCATGATCAGAGAAAATGGACAG CTCTTCCACATCGACTTCGGACACTTCCTCGGTAACTTCAAAAGCAAGTTTGGAATCAACCGGGAGCGCGTGCCGTTCATTCTGACCTACGACTTCGTCCACGTCATTCAGCAAGGCCGAACCAACAACAGCGAGAAATTCGAGAG GTTTCGGGACTACTGCGAACAGGCCTATAAGATCCTGTGCAGGAACGGGACGCTGTTCGTGAACCTCTTTGCCTTGATGCGGGCAGCAGGACTTCCTGAGCTCAGCTCCTCCAAGGACATCCAGTATCTGAAG GAGTCTCTAGCCCTGGGGAAGACCGAAGATGAAGCCCTAAAGCATTTCAAAGTGAAGTTTAATGAAGCTCTGCGGGAGAGCTGGAAGACCAAAGTGAACTGGATGGCTCATAATGTAGCTAAAGATAACAGGTAG
- the pik3cd gene encoding phosphatidylinositol 4,5-bisphosphate 3-kinase catalytic subunit delta isoform isoform X2, with translation MPPGVSCMQDFWEEAESPEIRVDFLLPTGVYLNFSVPRSATIANIKKSVWKRARTEPLFTTLNDPDAYVFTCINHTAEREDLEDEQRRLCDVRPFLPVLRLVAREGDRVEKLVNTQISLLIGKGLHEFDSLKNHEVNEFRSKMRPFCEERAMDRQQLPWEKWMEYNFPCELEPCPKVLETGLLMSRISRKFIVSVKFESSEESFAFQVQPQDVPLTLMQCVLKKKATVFRQPKQEKPEDYTLQVKGRCEYIYGLYPLSQFKYICSCLHGGLTPQLTMVHHSTISKLQDEQGGFIKHLSKGRSSSKPPPLPLKKTICSLWSIEEPFYIHLVQGSRVNADEGMKLVVQAGLFHGSEMLCKTVTSNEVNVCSEPFWDQKLEFDIGVGDLPRMTRLCFALYAVIEKTKKPRSTKKKHKKADCPLAWVNTMVFDYKDQLKTGNVSLYTWPSVPDDKGDLLNPMGTVESNPNTDSTAALIIRFPSVRPHPIYYPSFEKISELGRNGKKTLASKEELLKLSEIVENKNYTEFFEDDKDILWKLRYEVREKYPESLAKLLLITKWNKHEDVAQMLCLLQTWPDLPAIHALELLDYSFPDRNVRSFTVRCLRKLSDKELFQYLLQLVQVLKYESYLDCDLTRFLLERALANKKIGHFLFWHLRSEMHVPSVSLRFGLILESYCRGSFSHMKSLMKQNEALNKMKSLNDFVKSSSQKTTKPQTREVMKFYMTQDTYMEAMSELLSPLNPNIILSNLCPEKCKYMDSKMKPLWLVYINEKVQGDPMGIIFKNGDDLRQDMLTLQMIQLMDVLWKEEGLDLRMIPYGCLSTGDKTGLIEVVRNSDTIANIQLNKSNMAATAAFNKDALLNWLKSKNPGEKLEQAIEEFTLSCAGYCVATYVLGIGDRHSDNIMIRENGQLFHIDFGHFLGNFKSKFGINRERVPFILTYDFVHVIQQGRTNNSEKFERFRDYCEQAYKILCRNGTLFVNLFALMRAAGLPELSSSKDIQYLKESLALGKTEDEALKHFKVKFNEALRESWKTKVNWMAHNVAKDNR, from the exons ATGCCCCCGGGTGTGTCCTGCATGCAGGATTTCTGGGAAGAGGCGGAGAGCCCCGAGATTCGAGTCGACTTCCTTCTGCCGACAGGGGTATACCTGAACTTCTCCGTGCCGCGCAGCGCCACGATCGCCAACATCAAGAAG AGTGTCTGGAAGAGAGCCAGGACCGAGCCCCTCTTCACCACGCTCAACGACCCCGACGCCTATGTCTTCACCTGCATCAACCACACAGCCGAGAGGGAGGACCTGGAGGACGAGCAGCGGCGGCTGTGCGACGTGCGGCCCTTCCTGCCCGTCCTGCGGCTGGTGGCCCGCGAGGGCGACCGCGTGGAGAAGCTGGTCAACACGCAGATCAGCCTCCTGATCGGCAAAG GTCTCCACGAGTTCGACTCCCTGAAGAACCACGAAGTCAACGAGTTCCGCTCCAAGATGCGGCCGTTCTGCGAGGAGAGGGCCATGGATCGGCAGCAGCTGCCCTGGGAGAAGTGGATGGAGTACAACTTCCCCTGCGAGCTGGAGCCCTGCCCCAAGGTGCTGGAGACGGGGCTGCTGATGTCTCGCATCAGCCGCAAGTTCATCGTCAGCGTCAAGTTCGAGTCCAGCGAG GAGAGCTTCGCTTTCCAGGTCCAGCCCCAGGACGTCCCGTTGACCCTAATGCAATGCGTCCTGAAAAAGAAAGCGACTGTCTTCCGGCAGCCCAAGCAGGAGAAGCCGGAGGATTACACCCTGCAGGTGAAGGGCAGGTGTGAATACATCTACGGACTTTACCCCCTGAGCCAGTTCAAA TACATCTGTTCCTGTCTGCACGGCGGGCTGACACCCCAGCTGACCATGGTGCATCACTCCACGATCAGCAAGCTGCAGGACGAGCAGGGCGGCTTCATCAAGCACCTGTCCAAGGGTCGCTCCTCTTCCAAGCCTCCCCCGCTGCCTCTGAAGAAG ACCATTTGCAGCCTGTGGTCAATAGAAGAGCCGTTCTACATTCACCTCGTGCAGGGCAGCAGAGTAAATGCCGACGAGGGGATGAAG CTCGTGGTCCAGGCTGGCCTCTTCCACGGCAGCGAGATGCTGTGCAAGACGGTGACCAGCAACGAGGTGAACGTCTGCTCCGAGCCCTTCTGGGACCAGAAGCTGGAGTTCGACATCGGCGTCGGCGACCTGCCGCGCATGACCCGGCTCTGCTTCGCGCTCTACGCCGTGATCGAGAAGACCAAGAAGCCCAGGTCCACCAAGAAGAAGCACAAGAAAGCT GACTGTCCTCTTGCCTGGGTGAACACCATGGTGTTCGACTACAAGGACCAGCTGAAGACTGGCAATGTCTCCCTGTACACCTGGCCCTCTGTTCCAG ATGACAAAGGCGACCTCCTGAACCCCATGGGTACggtggagagcaaccccaacactgacagcactgctgcCCTCATCATCCGCTTCCCCAGTGTCAGACCACACCCCATTTACTACCCCTCATTTGAGAAG ATAAGCGAACTCGGAAGAAATGGGAAAAAGACTTTGGCGTCCAAGGAGGAG CTCCTGAAGCTGAGTGAAATAGTGGAGAACAAGAACTACACAGAGTTCTTCGAGGACGACAAGGACATTCTTTGGAAGCTCCGCTACGAGGTGCGAGAAAAGTACCCCGAGAGCCTGGCCAAGCTCCTGCTCATCACCAAGTGGAACAAGCATGAAGACGTGGCGCAG ATGTTATGCCTCCTGCAAACATGGCCAGACCTCCCTGCAATCCACGCTCTGGAGTTGCTGGATTATAGCTTTCCTGATCGCAATGTGAGGTCATTCACTGTCAGGTGTCTGAGGAAGCTCAG TGACAAGGAACTGTTCCAGTACCTGCTGCAGCTGGTGCAGGTGCTGAAGTATGAGTCTTACCTGGACTGTgatttgacaagatttctgctGGAAAGAGCGCTTGCCAACAAAAAAATTGGGCATTTCTTGTTTTGGCATCTCAG GTCAGAAATGCACGTTCCTTCAGTGTCGTTGCGATTTGGTCTGATTTTGGAATCCTACTGTAGGGGAAGTTTTTCTCACATGAAAAGTCTGATGAAGCAG AACGAAGCTCTCAACAAAATGAAGTCCCTGAACGACTTTGTGAAGTCCAGCTCTCAGAAGACCACGAAACCGCAGACAAGGGAAGTCATGAAGTTTTACATGACACAGGACACCTACATGGAGGCCATGTCTGAACTCCTGTCCCCCCTCAACCCCAACATCATCCTCAGTAACCTCTG TCCCGAAAAGTGCAAGTACATGGACTCCAAGATGAAACCCCTGTGGCTCGTTTACATTAACGAGAAGGTGCAGGGAGATCCCATGGGCATCATCTTCAAGAACGGAGATG ATCTCCGACAAGATATGTTGACTCTACAGATGATACAGCTAATGGATGTTCTTTGGAAAGAAGAGGGACTCGATTTAAG GATGATTCCTTATGGGTGCCTTTCCACGGGTGACAAGACGGGTCTGATCGAGGTGGTGAGGAACTCGGACACCATCGCCAACATCCAGCTCAACAAGAGCAACATGGCGGCCACGGCGGCCTTCAACAAGGACGCCCTGCTCAACTGGCTGAAGTCCAAGAACCCGGG AGAGAAACTGGAACAGGCCATAGAGGAATTCACCCTCTCCTGTGCTGGCTACTGTGTAGCTACTTACGTCCTGGGAATAGGCGACCGCCACAGTGACAACATCATGATCAGAGAAAATGGACAG CTCTTCCACATCGACTTCGGACACTTCCTCGGTAACTTCAAAAGCAAGTTTGGAATCAACCGGGAGCGCGTGCCGTTCATTCTGACCTACGACTTCGTCCACGTCATTCAGCAAGGCCGAACCAACAACAGCGAGAAATTCGAGAG GTTTCGGGACTACTGCGAACAGGCCTATAAGATCCTGTGCAGGAACGGGACGCTGTTCGTGAACCTCTTTGCCTTGATGCGGGCAGCAGGACTTCCTGAGCTCAGCTCCTCCAAGGACATCCAGTATCTGAAG GAGTCTCTAGCCCTGGGGAAGACCGAAGATGAAGCCCTAAAGCATTTCAAAGTGAAGTTTAATGAAGCTCTGCGGGAGAGCTGGAAGACCAAAGTGAACTGGATGGCTCATAATGTAGCTAAAGATAACAGGTAG